One part of the Ornithodoros turicata isolate Travis chromosome 2, ASM3712646v1, whole genome shotgun sequence genome encodes these proteins:
- the LOC135384991 gene encoding uncharacterized protein LOC135384991 — MAARAKDVVPLADSDNVQLNRVIATLLCLHLKRHAQHRRLRLAIRERTRAVRSIELRLHANAIAMTAVLLGGVQRERWAFQRNERWFEDTLPHLGEFHFKQALRVCPVTFRYLVESCRHVLEHQTTNMRQPISVEKRVAIGLYRLCSTAEDRTIAHLFGVGRSTVNVVYRQFAKAVIQELEDEWLRMVSPGEMGEHMREFYAVSGFPQGVGALDGCHFAVSPPKDNAVDYYNYKGWYSVILLALVDHRYRFRYINVGSPGRCHDAHVYGRSKLCELVNSAHFQTPVSVIEDVPVSPIILCDQAFPLSPSLMKPYANAVSETPEALFNYNLSKTRRIVENAFGRLKARFRFIMKRLECTLPNAKQAVRTSCILHNICEAFNDNVEHQWERDAHGYDALYEQPRHSSDMCHHGGQEVRRALTQYFWKRRQQTS, encoded by the exons ATGGCGGCGCGCGCTAAAGACGTAGTGCCGCTGGCTGACAGTGACAATGTACAGTTGAACCGTGTTATTGCCACACTGTTGTGCTTGCATTTGAAGCGACATGCTCAGCACAGACGACTGCGACTTGCCATACGTGAGCGGACAAGGGCTGTTCGAAGCATTGAACTACGCTTGCATGCCAATGCCATCGCAATGACTGCTGTGTTGCTAGGTGGAGTTCAACGCGAACGATGGGCCTTTCAGCGCAACGAGCGATGGTTTGAAGATACTCTCCCCCATTTGGGCGAGTTCCACTTCAAACAGGCACTTCGAGTGTGCCCTGTTACGTTCCGTTACTTAGTGGAGTCATGCAGGCACGTTCTAGAGCATCAGACGACCAACATGAGGCAACCAATTTCGGTTGAAAAGAGGGTGGCCATCGGCCTTTATCGGTTGTGCTCCACAGCTGAGGACAGAACTATTGCGCATTTATTTGGGGTTGGTAGGTCTACTGTGAACGTAGTCTACAGACAGTTTGCGAAGGCTGTCATCCAGGAGCTCGAAGACGAGTGGCTGCGAATGGTTAGTCCTGGCGAGATGGGGGAACACATGCGAGAGTTCTACGCAGTGAGTGGCTTCCCACAGGGGGTCGGCGCCTTGGACGGCTGTCACTTTGCTGTCTCGCCACCAAAGGACAACGCTGTCGACTACTATAACTATAAAGGGTG GTACAGTGTGATACTCCTGGCCTTAGTGGATCATCGGTACCGGTTCCGCTATATAAATGTTGGAAGCCCCGGAAGGTGCCACGATGCCCACGTGTATGGACGTTCAAAGCTGTGTGAGTTGGTGAACAGTGCACATTTCCAGACACCAGTGTCAGTGATCGAGGATGTCCCTGTATCGCCAATCATTCTGTGCGATCAAGCATTCCCTCTCTCCCCGAGCCTAATGAAGCCATACGCAAACGCTGTGAGTGAAACTCCAGAGGCACTTTTCAACTATAACTTGTCGAAAACAAGACGAATAGTCGAAAACGCTTTTGGAAGGCTGAAAGCTCGCTTCAGGTTTATCATGAAGAGACTAGAATGCACCTTGCCCAATGCGAAACAAGCGGTGAGGACGTCGTGCATACTTCACAACATCTGCGAAGCATTCAACGATAATGTGGAGCACCAGTGGGAACGAGATGCACATGGATATGATGCTCTCTACGAACAACCACGTCACAGCTCAGATATGTGTCATCATGGAGGACAGGAAGTGAGACGTGCCCTCACACAGTATTTCTGGAAGCGGCGTCAGCAGACTTCGTGA